A DNA window from Sporosarcina sp. ANT_H38 contains the following coding sequences:
- a CDS encoding DUF4179 domain-containing protein has translation MKTDFKKEFKQAMTEEKEIPSAVRKSLDSTYASIRTQSKMKKNRFIWKRVTAAACALLFTGILLTNERVIANINEFFKFGDKGIERALDEGFAQDSNSSASDQDVTITLQQNFSDANKIGMSFQLEFEDPRILDADVTDVTMDFRLKNGDGEYVDEFIPDTKPLKGTNKYDASGIAMHNPILNAKTGKVQFDVIIDSNKGMLPCLQDAVVEIESINVFRVFAFETLKKIDGKWDLAIMNQDMGKPMTIIEYTMDDPSSIIQVSSAKASPTSLNLIFSVDEIFDNESPFSHSMKFIDKDGNEYLTDGFNMDEQNNQTIIAANFPITAYHNAAKITFVLEGIGEVKLLTK, from the coding sequence ATGAAAACTGACTTCAAAAAGGAATTTAAACAGGCGATGACTGAAGAGAAGGAAATACCGTCGGCCGTACGGAAATCATTAGATAGCACCTATGCTAGTATTAGAACACAATCCAAAATGAAAAAAAACCGTTTCATTTGGAAAAGGGTCACTGCGGCTGCTTGTGCGTTGTTATTTACTGGTATTTTGCTGACCAACGAGCGTGTCATCGCCAACATCAATGAATTCTTTAAGTTTGGAGATAAAGGAATCGAACGAGCTCTGGACGAAGGCTTTGCACAAGACAGCAATAGCTCTGCCTCAGATCAAGATGTCACCATAACACTACAGCAAAACTTTTCTGATGCTAATAAAATTGGGATGAGTTTTCAACTAGAATTTGAAGACCCGAGAATTCTTGATGCTGATGTGACAGATGTTACAATGGATTTCCGTTTAAAAAATGGAGATGGCGAGTACGTTGATGAATTTATTCCAGATACAAAGCCTTTAAAAGGTACCAATAAATATGATGCCTCAGGTATTGCTATGCATAATCCAATACTAAATGCGAAAACTGGGAAAGTTCAATTTGATGTCATCATTGATTCCAACAAGGGGATGCTCCCTTGTCTTCAGGATGCTGTTGTCGAAATAGAAAGCATAAATGTTTTCCGTGTTTTTGCGTTTGAGACCCTCAAGAAAATTGATGGCAAATGGGATTTAGCTATTATGAATCAGGATATGGGTAAGCCGATGACGATTATTGAATATACGATGGATGATCCATCGTCAATCATTCAAGTTTCTTCCGCCAAGGCAAGTCCAACATCTTTAAATCTCATCTTTTCGGTGGACGAAATATTTGACAATGAAAGTCCATTTTCACACTCGATGAAGTTTATCGATAAGGATGGTAATGAGTATTTAACAGACGGGTTTAATATGGATGAACAAAATAATCAAACTATTATTGCAGCAAATTTCCCGATAACAGCCTATCACAATGCAGCAAAAATAACTTTTGTTTTAGAGGGGATCGGAGAAGTGAAATTACTAACAAAATAG
- a CDS encoding aminoglycoside phosphotransferase family protein, translating to MGFTDIPFLKNSSSYKLINKGFSTDVKWCVDEKYLLRISPTIDVKQLEEQAFLTNAVHAIDPRIPYVYEVALHKGHAYMILDYIAGENGEIVLSTRSDALQYKIGQQVGQTLRNMHSIPAPIDSPTWEERWTRRVELLSPRYEKIAGQNGRYLRVLSFVQGHLHLLKGRPSHIQHYDFHPGNILIQDDQFTGLIDMQKITYGDAVNEFYKMEYFNVPVSITYSRGVLDGYHNNNPIPKNFWELHRLYAAIHILSAEVWSNEIALNQQEKFKKYTVFTMDQFDDFKLLIPKWYARGTDD from the coding sequence ATGGGTTTTACTGATATACCTTTTTTAAAAAATAGTTCGTCTTATAAGTTAATCAACAAAGGATTTTCAACTGATGTGAAGTGGTGTGTTGATGAGAAGTATTTATTACGCATTTCACCAACTATCGATGTTAAGCAGTTAGAAGAGCAGGCATTTTTAACAAATGCGGTTCATGCAATTGACCCTCGCATTCCGTATGTGTACGAAGTAGCATTACACAAGGGACATGCATACATGATTTTAGATTACATTGCTGGAGAAAATGGGGAGATAGTACTTTCAACAAGAAGTGATGCGTTACAGTATAAAATTGGACAACAAGTCGGACAAACACTTCGGAATATGCATAGTATTCCAGCTCCCATTGATTCTCCAACCTGGGAAGAACGTTGGACGAGGCGTGTAGAACTACTCTCTCCGCGATATGAAAAAATCGCTGGTCAAAATGGGAGATATCTTCGAGTTTTAAGCTTTGTGCAGGGACATTTGCATTTGTTAAAGGGACGTCCTAGTCACATCCAACATTACGATTTTCATCCAGGGAACATCTTAATTCAAGATGATCAGTTCACAGGTTTGATTGATATGCAAAAGATTACTTATGGAGATGCTGTGAATGAGTTTTACAAAATGGAATATTTTAATGTCCCAGTGAGTATTACTTATTCGCGTGGTGTATTAGATGGTTATCATAATAACAATCCCATTCCAAAGAATTTCTGGGAATTACATAGGCTGTATGCTGCTATCCATATCCTCTCGGCTGAAGTATGGTCTAATGAAATTGCACTAAATCAACAAGAAAAGTTTAAAAAATACACGGTGTTCACAATGGATCAATTTGATGATTTTAAGTTACTTATTCCGAAATGGTACGCGAGAGGTACGGATGACTAA
- a CDS encoding anti-sigma factor — protein sequence MKDDNRNDHEERYNDFLNRAIQDFNASHTISYNDQQQIIKKGRNTATKKNIMVSLAILLLIVPVMTLGTYLYYATGGKANNLIEVGTSTIYVTEPNMSLEPMRINTDIGFFSMNMMFDIYKKIGRENYKVGDYDVYFAFDKPAFSEKNLVLERPLPEIPSKETESLIHPKVPIPAALYSQWAILNGLPEGTVAEVHVSMSEIMTPKELEELLGQDIEIRWLAVDTGLEQRQVDQEGVPITPLGYPAQVDHTTWSPFNGEDKTNAQVFMEMLTFLEKNEAVAEKIARAKSLALKERISYINDNGIRIYAATVTGSTSELRDMEGNNKVRAIKVGEVKLWN from the coding sequence ATGAAAGACGACAACAGGAATGATCATGAAGAAAGGTATAACGATTTTTTAAATCGAGCCATTCAAGATTTTAATGCTTCACATACAATTTCTTATAACGACCAACAACAAATTATCAAAAAAGGTAGAAACACCGCAACTAAAAAGAATATTATGGTCAGTCTCGCAATTCTTCTCTTAATCGTCCCCGTTATGACGCTTGGAACCTATTTGTATTATGCGACAGGCGGCAAGGCTAATAATTTGATTGAGGTCGGTACCAGTACAATCTATGTAACTGAACCGAATATGAGCCTAGAACCAATGAGAATAAATACGGATATCGGTTTCTTTTCAATGAATATGATGTTTGATATCTATAAAAAAATCGGCAGAGAAAATTACAAAGTAGGCGATTACGATGTATACTTTGCTTTCGATAAACCAGCTTTTTCGGAGAAAAATTTAGTATTGGAGCGGCCTTTACCTGAAATACCTTCAAAAGAGACGGAGTCACTAATTCACCCAAAAGTTCCTATTCCAGCAGCACTTTATTCACAATGGGCAATTTTAAATGGACTTCCGGAAGGTACGGTAGCCGAGGTACATGTATCCATGTCGGAAATAATGACACCAAAAGAGTTGGAAGAGCTACTAGGACAGGATATCGAAATTCGATGGTTAGCTGTCGATACTGGATTGGAGCAAAGGCAAGTCGATCAAGAGGGAGTCCCCATTACACCACTCGGCTATCCAGCTCAAGTTGATCATACAACGTGGTCCCCGTTTAACGGAGAAGACAAAACAAATGCACAAGTGTTTATGGAAATGTTAACGTTTCTCGAAAAAAATGAAGCTGTAGCAGAGAAAATAGCGAGGGCTAAGTCCCTGGCTCTTAAAGAAAGGATTTCGTACATTAACGATAATGGAATCCGTATATATGCTGCTACTGTTACAGGATCTACTTCAGAATTAAGGGATATGGAAGGGAATAATAAAGTACGTGCGATTAAAGTGGGGGAGGTTAAACTATGGAACTAA
- a CDS encoding GNAT family N-acetyltransferase, which yields MGKEFPIIETRRLILREVSIKDATDMFKYLSDKDVVEPMGLAPCQIVEDVWDEIRWYKSIFEEGTGIRWGITLKDSGEIIGSCGFLNMLTKHHRAEVGYELSKDYWGKGIASEALEAVVKYGYQHFQLERIEALIEPANFPSQKLVEKQGFRREGLLRHYEYTCGKFDDLYMYSIIKSDFNIDFNDTK from the coding sequence ATGGGAAAAGAATTCCCTATAATTGAAACAAGAAGATTAATCTTAAGAGAAGTATCAATAAAGGATGCTACTGATATGTTTAAATATCTTTCTGATAAAGATGTTGTGGAACCTATGGGGTTAGCACCTTGCCAAATTGTAGAAGATGTTTGGGATGAAATAAGATGGTATAAATCGATATTCGAAGAAGGAACAGGAATTAGATGGGGAATTACGCTAAAAGATTCTGGTGAGATTATAGGAAGTTGTGGCTTTCTTAATATGCTTACCAAACATCATCGAGCTGAAGTCGGATATGAATTAAGCAAAGATTACTGGGGTAAAGGGATTGCTAGTGAAGCATTGGAAGCCGTTGTTAAGTATGGCTATCAACACTTTCAGTTAGAAAGAATTGAAGCTTTAATTGAACCTGCAAATTTCCCTTCACAAAAATTAGTAGAAAAGCAAGGCTTTAGAAGAGAGGGATTACTAAGACACTATGAATATACTTGTGGTAAATTCGATGATTTATATATGTACTCAATCATAAAATCAGATTTCAATATTGACTTCAATGATACTAAGTAA
- the fni gene encoding type 2 isopentenyl-diphosphate Delta-isomerase → MTGPINQRKSEHIQITLNEHVTGDTITTGFEKVRFIHNALPEINFSDISIDTTFLGHDCKTPFLISSMTGGAAFAETINRNLAEAAQERGWGLALGSTRALIESAEHRSSFQVRKYAPSIPIIANLGAVQLNYGFGIDECLQIIDITEANALVLHLNSIQEVIQPEGNTDFKDLLKKIERLCSELEVPVGVKEVGWGIDGATAKRLCDAGISFIDVAGAGGTSWSQVEKFRSTSAVKRKAAEAFSDWGIPTVECITSVRDTIGNQPIIASGGMHTGLDGAKAIALGADIVGFGRSILKEATQSTKDVLEVMETRELELRMAMFGIGAGSMRELKETNRVSYQTHVR, encoded by the coding sequence ATGACGGGACCAATTAACCAAAGAAAATCAGAGCATATTCAAATTACATTGAATGAGCATGTAACGGGTGACACTATTACAACCGGCTTCGAAAAGGTTAGATTTATCCATAATGCGTTGCCTGAAATCAATTTTAGTGATATATCAATTGACACGACATTTTTAGGTCATGATTGCAAAACACCCTTTCTTATTAGTTCGATGACCGGCGGGGCGGCTTTTGCAGAAACAATCAACCGAAACCTTGCTGAAGCTGCGCAAGAAAGAGGTTGGGGATTGGCTTTGGGTTCGACGCGCGCACTGATTGAAAGTGCGGAACATCGATCCTCTTTTCAAGTAAGAAAATATGCACCGAGCATTCCTATAATCGCTAATTTAGGTGCGGTTCAGCTTAACTATGGCTTCGGGATAGATGAATGTCTCCAAATCATTGACATAACAGAGGCAAATGCACTCGTCCTTCATTTGAACAGTATTCAGGAAGTGATTCAACCGGAAGGAAATACGGATTTCAAAGATTTATTGAAGAAAATAGAACGACTTTGTAGTGAGTTGGAAGTGCCAGTTGGTGTAAAGGAAGTCGGTTGGGGAATCGACGGGGCAACTGCTAAGCGATTATGCGATGCGGGGATTTCCTTTATCGATGTAGCGGGGGCAGGCGGCACATCATGGAGTCAGGTCGAAAAGTTCCGTTCAACATCTGCTGTGAAGAGAAAAGCAGCGGAAGCGTTCAGTGATTGGGGAATCCCGACAGTCGAATGTATTACTTCAGTGAGAGATACAATTGGCAATCAACCAATAATTGCAAGCGGAGGAATGCATACCGGCCTAGATGGAGCCAAAGCCATTGCACTAGGTGCAGATATAGTCGGATTCGGCAGATCGATTCTGAAGGAAGCTACGCAATCTACCAAGGATGTCCTGGAAGTGATGGAAACAAGGGAATTGGAACTTCGGATGGCAATGTTCGGCATTGGTGCGGGTTCAATGCGAGAATTGAAAGAGACAAATAGGGTTAGTTACCAGACTCATGTACGTTAA
- the ileS gene encoding isoleucine--tRNA ligase: MEKETVRQREERIQQQWVQHCTFEQSIETREGNPSFVFYEGPPTANGLPHVGHALGRTIKDIVARYKTMTGHQVLRKAGWDTHGLPVELGVEKQLGISGKSDIENYGVEAFIEKCRESVFIYEKQWRAFTEQLGYWVDMENPYVTLSNSYIESVWNILGTIHGKGLLHKGHRVSPYCPSCQTSLSSHEVAQEYKMVKDLTATAKFKIRNRDNEYFLSWTTTPWTLPANVALAVHPSMKYVRAQQGNEVYIVAESLAATVLKNDYEVLSVHLGAELKGMAYIAPFDFVHVAIGHKVVEADYVTEDSGTGIVHIAPAYGEDDYQVIQENGFSFVNVVDEKGQYTAEVPPFQGRFVKDCDVDIIRYLADKGLLYSKEKFEHNYPHCWRCDSPLLYYANDNWFIKTTALQEQFIQNNDGVTWHPDHIKQGRFGNFLEQMVDWNISRKRYWGTPLNVWQCDDCHHEHAPKSIEELRNLSIHPLVAELDLHKPTVDQIKLRCSVCEGEMSRTPEVIDVWFDSGSMPFAQYHYPFENRDTFNKQFPADIVIEGIDQTRGWFYSLLAVSTLFTGKSPYKRVLSLGHILDENGQKMSKSKGNALDPVDLIQKYGADSLRWALVVDSAPWNSKRFSERIVQEAKSKLVDRLDNVHSFYVLYANLDGYESQNDYVVEKNTLDDWILSRLHSTIKVANVNLENYHFTNAAREIAKLVEELSNWYVRRSRERFWATKMSPDKAAAYQTLYEVLTKTSQLIAPLTPFIAEDIYFNLTGKSVHLSDYPTYDENRIDEQLEKEMDAVLQVVELGRSIRNSTSLKVKQPLASLSVLSATSTINWEAYQDIIMEELNVKQFHEVSDESQFAAIKLKLDFKKSGAKFGKQSNIVNTWLQQLTIEESIAFIKAGYGEIITASGELEQVTVEDVLIEKVAKEGYSSATNGEYTVTLDTALTKELIQEGMARELIRAIQEYRKKLQLPINLRIDIVVSTDEALQVVIEKFEFLLQEHLLMRSLFLKDHVIDGTEIKIGEHTALIQLMPIT, translated from the coding sequence ATGGAAAAAGAAACGGTGCGTCAACGTGAGGAGCGCATTCAACAACAATGGGTACAGCATTGTACTTTTGAGCAATCAATTGAAACGAGAGAAGGAAATCCATCATTTGTGTTTTATGAAGGGCCACCTACAGCAAATGGCTTGCCGCATGTCGGGCATGCATTAGGACGGACCATAAAAGACATTGTTGCCAGATACAAAACCATGACGGGCCATCAAGTCCTTCGTAAAGCTGGATGGGATACGCATGGATTGCCTGTTGAATTAGGCGTCGAAAAACAATTAGGGATCTCCGGAAAGAGTGACATTGAAAATTATGGCGTTGAAGCTTTTATTGAAAAATGTAGAGAAAGTGTTTTTATCTACGAAAAACAATGGCGTGCGTTTACTGAACAACTCGGCTATTGGGTAGACATGGAGAATCCTTATGTCACGTTAAGCAATTCTTATATTGAAAGTGTATGGAATATCCTTGGTACAATTCATGGTAAAGGGTTATTGCATAAAGGCCATAGAGTGTCGCCATACTGCCCGAGCTGTCAAACTTCGCTTAGCTCACATGAAGTCGCGCAAGAATACAAAATGGTGAAGGATTTAACAGCAACTGCTAAGTTCAAGATTCGTAATCGCGACAACGAGTATTTTCTTAGTTGGACGACAACGCCATGGACATTACCTGCGAATGTGGCGTTAGCTGTGCACCCGTCGATGAAGTACGTTCGTGCACAACAGGGGAATGAAGTCTATATCGTAGCAGAATCATTAGCTGCAACAGTGTTAAAGAACGATTATGAAGTTCTATCTGTTCACCTGGGGGCGGAACTAAAAGGCATGGCGTATATTGCTCCGTTTGATTTCGTACATGTAGCCATCGGGCATAAAGTAGTGGAAGCTGACTATGTAACGGAGGACAGCGGTACAGGAATCGTTCATATTGCACCAGCATATGGGGAAGATGATTATCAAGTAATACAGGAAAATGGTTTCTCTTTTGTGAATGTTGTGGATGAAAAAGGGCAGTACACTGCAGAGGTTCCACCTTTTCAAGGACGTTTTGTCAAAGACTGCGATGTCGATATCATTCGTTACCTTGCTGATAAAGGCTTGTTATACAGTAAAGAAAAATTTGAACATAATTATCCTCACTGTTGGCGCTGTGATTCGCCTCTATTGTATTATGCAAACGACAACTGGTTTATCAAAACAACAGCTTTGCAAGAGCAATTCATCCAAAATAACGATGGAGTGACTTGGCATCCTGATCATATCAAGCAAGGGAGATTTGGAAATTTCTTAGAGCAAATGGTGGATTGGAATATTAGTCGTAAACGCTATTGGGGAACGCCGCTGAATGTGTGGCAATGTGACGATTGTCATCACGAGCACGCACCTAAAAGCATAGAAGAATTACGGAATCTTTCCATTCATCCACTAGTTGCAGAGCTTGATTTGCATAAACCAACTGTCGATCAAATCAAGCTTCGTTGTTCAGTTTGCGAGGGAGAAATGTCAAGAACTCCTGAAGTAATTGATGTCTGGTTCGATAGTGGCTCCATGCCGTTTGCTCAATATCATTATCCGTTTGAAAATCGTGACACTTTCAACAAGCAATTCCCGGCTGACATCGTTATAGAAGGCATTGATCAAACACGTGGCTGGTTTTATAGCTTGCTGGCTGTATCTACGCTATTTACAGGGAAATCCCCGTACAAACGTGTATTATCACTGGGTCATATATTGGATGAAAATGGTCAAAAGATGTCTAAAAGTAAAGGAAATGCTCTTGATCCAGTAGATTTAATTCAAAAGTATGGGGCAGATTCATTAAGATGGGCATTAGTAGTCGATAGCGCACCTTGGAACTCGAAACGTTTTTCAGAACGTATCGTACAAGAAGCAAAATCAAAATTAGTCGATAGGTTAGACAATGTGCATAGTTTTTACGTCCTATATGCAAACTTAGACGGTTATGAGTCCCAAAATGACTATGTGGTTGAAAAAAATACATTAGATGACTGGATCCTATCTCGTTTGCACAGTACCATTAAAGTAGCCAATGTGAACTTGGAAAATTACCATTTTACGAATGCAGCCAGAGAAATCGCGAAATTAGTTGAAGAGCTAAGCAATTGGTACGTAAGACGATCACGAGAACGCTTTTGGGCAACTAAAATGAGTCCTGACAAGGCGGCGGCCTATCAGACACTTTATGAGGTCTTGACAAAAACTAGCCAATTGATCGCACCTTTAACTCCATTCATTGCTGAGGATATCTATTTCAACTTAACGGGTAAAAGTGTACACCTTTCAGACTATCCGACTTATGATGAAAACAGGATAGACGAACAATTAGAAAAAGAAATGGATGCAGTCCTCCAGGTAGTCGAATTAGGGAGAAGCATTCGAAATTCGACTTCATTGAAAGTAAAACAGCCCTTAGCGAGTCTTTCCGTGCTTAGTGCCACGTCAACTATAAACTGGGAGGCCTATCAAGACATCATCATGGAGGAATTGAACGTAAAACAATTCCATGAAGTAAGTGATGAAAGCCAGTTTGCTGCAATAAAACTAAAATTAGATTTTAAAAAATCAGGTGCTAAGTTTGGTAAGCAATCAAATATCGTCAATACATGGCTTCAGCAATTAACTATTGAAGAATCTATTGCGTTCATAAAGGCAGGGTACGGAGAGATAATTACAGCATCAGGTGAGCTAGAACAAGTAACGGTTGAAGATGTACTCATCGAGAAGGTTGCTAAAGAAGGCTACTCTTCAGCAACAAATGGGGAATACACGGTAACGTTAGATACTGCATTAACGAAAGAGCTTATACAAGAAGGTATGGCCCGTGAATTGATCCGTGCGATACAAGAGTACAGAAAGAAATTACAGTTACCAATTAATCTGCGCATTGATATTGTAGTAAGTACAGACGAAGCGCTACAAGTCGTTATTGAAAAATTTGAGTTTTTACTACAAGAACACTTACTAATGCGGAGTTTATTTTTGAAAGACCACGTTATAGATGGAACGGAAATTAAAATAGGGGAGCATACAGCATTAATCCAACTAATGCCAATCACTTAA
- a CDS encoding sigma-70 family RNA polymerase sigma factor — protein MNLDEAFRQYTNELYRYLFSLSKDHHTAEDLVQEAFYRAYLQLEDYEITNIKAWLFKVAHNAFIDHYRKNKRVVIREHVQESLSFTMKTPEDEFVEKEGFILLLKDIHSLKDQERHALILCDLHHFKYQEAAAILEMKLNTFKSNLMRGRRKVMEKIIVRRNEDERRQQE, from the coding sequence GTGAATCTTGATGAAGCTTTTAGGCAATACACAAATGAACTATACCGATATTTGTTTTCTCTTTCAAAAGATCATCACACAGCAGAGGATTTAGTACAAGAAGCTTTCTATCGTGCCTATTTGCAATTAGAGGACTATGAAATTACAAATATCAAAGCGTGGCTTTTTAAAGTAGCTCACAATGCATTTATTGACCATTATCGCAAGAATAAGAGGGTTGTTATTCGCGAACATGTTCAGGAAAGTCTGTCGTTTACTATGAAGACTCCAGAGGATGAGTTTGTAGAAAAAGAAGGGTTCATACTGTTACTAAAAGACATACATTCCTTAAAGGATCAAGAAAGGCATGCATTGATATTGTGTGATTTACATCATTTTAAGTACCAGGAAGCAGCAGCCATTCTTGAGATGAAACTAAACACCTTCAAAAGCAACTTAATGAGAGGAAGAAGAAAGGTAATGGAAAAAATAATAGTTAGGAGGAATGAGGATGAAAGACGACAACAGGAATGA